Sequence from the Arcobacter sp. CECT 8986 genome:
TACTATTATATGTTATTAGTTTTGCATTTGTTTTATAGTTTTCATATTTTTTAGGAACAATTGCAATCTCACCCTCTTTCATAAAATCAAGAGGTTTTAATTTTGCTAGTTCATACTCTTTAAAACTGTTATGCCATGTAATATGATCTTCACTTATTGGTAATAATATATATAAGTTAGGTTTTGCAATATTTGTATAGTGCAAAGTAAATGATGAAGTTTCTAAAATCCATATTTTAGAAGTTTTATCCAATTTAGATATAGGTGTTCCTATATTTCCTCCACATACACTATTATACTCTTCTAATAAATGTTGTGTCATTTGTGTTGTAGTTGTTTTTCCATTTGTTCCACTAATCCAAATTGAAAAAGGCATAGTTGATGCAAAATAATCATAATCACTCATCAAATTTTTTGCATTTTTAACCATATTATTAAATGGAGGAATTCCAGGACTTACTATTGTTACCTCATCACTATTTAAATCATAATCTTTAAAATTAGAATCATCATATAATTCTACATCTTCTAATGTATCTTTTAAAGCTTGTGCAGTTAAACCTTTTCCTAATACTCTTATCATTATCTTACCTTTAAACTCATTAGTGCAATTAAATTAGTCATAAAAGCTATAATCCAAAATCTTACTATGATTTTGTTTTCTTTCCAACCTTTTTTCTCAAAGTGGTGATGAATTGGCGCCATTAAGAAAACTCTTTTTTGTCTTAACTTATATGAACCTACTTGTAATATAACTGATACTGTTTCAAGTACAAAAATAAATCCTACTAATATAAGTAGTATTTCAGATTTTCCTACAATTGCCATATATCCCATAAAAGCACCAATTGGTAAACTTCCACTATCTCCCATAAAAATTTGTGCAGGATGTGAATTGAACCACAAAAATGCTATTAAAGAACCAATAAAAGATGCACCAAGAATTGCAAGTTCCCCACTTAATTTGATATTTGGTAATAATAAGTAAGAAGATAGTATTGCATGCCCACTAAGATAGATAATAATAGATAGTGTACAAAAAGCCATAACGGAAGGAACAGTTGCAAGTCCATCTAATCCATCAGTTAAATTCACAGCATTAGATGCAGCAACAATAACTACAACCCAAAAGATTGTAATGAAAAAGCCTATATCAAATATAGGCAACTTATAAAAAGGTGTATATAGTTCAGTTGTATGCCCATAAAAATACAAAACAGATACAACTATCACTGCTGATATAATCTGAAGTAAAAGTTTCATTCTAGCAGTTAATCCTGCATCATTTTTATGATTAGCTATTTTAGAAAAATCATCTTTTATACCTATTAAACTAAATAATGCTAACGTCATTAATCCACCAACAACATAAAAATTATTTAATTTAATTGTTAAAATAGATGCAACAATAGATGAAAATACAAATACAACTCCACCCATAGTTGGAGTACCTACTTTTACTTTGTGACTTTCTGGTGCTAATTCATAAATTGGTTGTGATGCTTTTTTATTTTTAGCCCATCTAATAAATTTTGGCATTAAATACATTGTAAGAAAGAATGAGATAAAAAAACCAATACCAGCACGTACTGAAATATATTGAAATATATTGATATCAAGGTGTCTATAAAACCAGTAAAACAAATTTAAACCTTAGTTTGGATATAATCGTGCGATTATATTATAAATTACCAAATATTTAAATAAAATTTTTATTGGAAAACAAAAAGGTTAAAAAAATGGTAGAAAAAACTGTTTTAGTTATAACAGATGGGATAGGATACAATAGCTCAAATAATTATAATGCATTTGCAAATGCAAATACTCCTACTTATGATTATTTATTCAAAGAAGTTCCTCACTCATTAATTCACACATATGGAAGTTATGTAGGACTACCTGATGGACAGATGGGAAACAGTGAAGTTGGCCATATGACTATTGGTAGTGGTAGAGTTTTATATCAAGATTTAGTAAAAATAAATCTTGCAATAAAAGAAGGTACATTAAAAGAGAATGAAGTATTATTAAATACTGTTTCAAACTCAAATAGAATTCATTTAATTGGATTAATAAGTGATGGTGGGGTTCATTCACATATTAGTCATGTAATTGCAATGGCAAAAATATGTGAATCAATGAACAAAGAAGTTTTTATTCACGTAATAACAGATGGAAGAGATGTTGCTCCGGATTGTGCAAAAAAATATATAGAACAACTATTACAAATATGCAACGATAATATTAGCATTGCAACTATTAGTGGTAGATATTATGCAATGGATAGAGATAATAGATGGGATAGAGTTGAAAAAGCTTATAATAGTATAACAAATGCAGAGAACAGAACTGATTTAGATATTTTAAACTATATTGACAACTCTTACAAAAATGAAATATTTGATGAATTTATAGAACCAGCTGCATTTGAAGCTTATAATGGAATAGAAGATAATGATGGTATTATTTTTTGTAACTTTAGAAGTGATAGAATGAGAGAACTATCTTCAACTTATGTTATTGATAATTTTGTAGAATTTGAAACTAAAAAGCTTGAATTAAATATTGCAACAATGACAGAGTATGATAAAGCTGTTCCTCTTCCTGTACTATTTCCAAAACAAACACCAAAAAATACACTTGCAGAAGTAATTGCAAAAAATGATTTATCACAACTACATACAGCAGAAACTGAAAAATATGCGCATGTTACATTTTTCTTTAATGGAGGAGTTGAAGAACCAGTTGAAAATGAAACAAGAGTTTTAATTCCTTCACCTGATGTAGCAACATATGATTTAAAACCAGAGATGAGTGCTCCAGAAGTTGGATATATTGTAAGAAAAGCAATGGATAATGAAGAAGATTTTATCGTTGTTAATTTTGCAAATGGAGATATGGTTGGACACACTGGTGATTATGATGCAGCTATAAAAGCTGTTGAAGCTGTTGATAATGAACTAGGTCAAATTATAGAAAAAGTAAAAGAGAGAGGTTATAACCTTATTCTTACAAGTGACCATGGAAATTGTGAAGAGATGAAAGATGAAAATGGGAAAGTATTAACAAACCACACAGTAGGTGATGTATATTGTTTTATACTTTCTAAAAAAGTATCTGAAGTAAAAGATGGAGCATTAAATAATATTGCACCAACAGTATTGAAACTGATGAATGTTGAAATTCCTTCAGAGATGGATGAACCATTAATTTAGTAATCTAATATGTCTAATAGTGTAATAATAGAAAAACTAAAAATTGATTTAAAAAATGGCAACAATTTAGTTGACATTAATTTTACAATTACTACTTC
This genomic interval carries:
- the mraY gene encoding phospho-N-acetylmuramoyl-pentapeptide-transferase; amino-acid sequence: MFYWFYRHLDINIFQYISVRAGIGFFISFFLTMYLMPKFIRWAKNKKASQPIYELAPESHKVKVGTPTMGGVVFVFSSIVASILTIKLNNFYVVGGLMTLALFSLIGIKDDFSKIANHKNDAGLTARMKLLLQIISAVIVVSVLYFYGHTTELYTPFYKLPIFDIGFFITIFWVVVIVAASNAVNLTDGLDGLATVPSVMAFCTLSIIIYLSGHAILSSYLLLPNIKLSGELAILGASFIGSLIAFLWFNSHPAQIFMGDSGSLPIGAFMGYMAIVGKSEILLILVGFIFVLETVSVILQVGSYKLRQKRVFLMAPIHHHFEKKGWKENKIIVRFWIIAFMTNLIALMSLKVR
- the murD gene encoding UDP-N-acetylmuramoyl-L-alanine--D-glutamate ligase, which produces MIRVLGKGLTAQALKDTLEDVELYDDSNFKDYDLNSDEVTIVSPGIPPFNNMVKNAKNLMSDYDYFASTMPFSIWISGTNGKTTTTQMTQHLLEEYNSVCGGNIGTPISKLDKTSKIWILETSSFTLHYTNIAKPNLYILLPISEDHITWHNSFKEYELAKLKPLDFMKEGEIAIVPKKYENYKTNAKLITYNSSDDLCKEFGIDKSKINFKEPFLIDAILAIAAKKIIFDEIDYEKINSFKVDAHKVEEVLDKNNRLWINDSKATNVDATINALVPYKDRKIHLILGGDDKGANLNPLFEFLNDYNVDIYAIGTNSDKLESLCNEYNIKCYNLKYLKDAVINIDINLDKMGIAMLSPAAASLDQFSSYAQRGNEFKELISSLSLN
- the gpmI gene encoding 2,3-bisphosphoglycerate-independent phosphoglycerate mutase, giving the protein MVEKTVLVITDGIGYNSSNNYNAFANANTPTYDYLFKEVPHSLIHTYGSYVGLPDGQMGNSEVGHMTIGSGRVLYQDLVKINLAIKEGTLKENEVLLNTVSNSNRIHLIGLISDGGVHSHISHVIAMAKICESMNKEVFIHVITDGRDVAPDCAKKYIEQLLQICNDNISIATISGRYYAMDRDNRWDRVEKAYNSITNAENRTDLDILNYIDNSYKNEIFDEFIEPAAFEAYNGIEDNDGIIFCNFRSDRMRELSSTYVIDNFVEFETKKLELNIATMTEYDKAVPLPVLFPKQTPKNTLAEVIAKNDLSQLHTAETEKYAHVTFFFNGGVEEPVENETRVLIPSPDVATYDLKPEMSAPEVGYIVRKAMDNEEDFIVVNFANGDMVGHTGDYDAAIKAVEAVDNELGQIIEKVKERGYNLILTSDHGNCEEMKDENGKVLTNHTVGDVYCFILSKKVSEVKDGALNNIAPTVLKLMNVEIPSEMDEPLI